The Candidatus Glassbacteria bacterium genome includes a region encoding these proteins:
- a CDS encoding RecX family transcriptional regulator, translated as LIDRVVGETFGEVDLVTGILPLAQKRWRSTGSLPLDKRRNRLTGFLQRRGYDWGTIRRVLERVRENP; from the coding sequence ACCTCATCGACCGGGTCGTGGGAGAGACTTTCGGGGAGGTGGACTTGGTAACGGGCATCCTGCCCCTGGCCCAAAAACGGTGGCGGTCCACCGGGAGCCTGCCCCTGGACAAGCGGCGCAACCGGCTGACGGGCTTCCTCCAGCGCCGGGGGTACGACTGGGGGACCATCCGCCGGGTGCTGGAGCGGGTCAGGGAAAACCCCTGA